From a single Bacillus pseudomycoides DSM 12442 genomic region:
- the recR gene encoding recombination protein RecR: MHYPEPISKLIDSFMKLPGIGPKTAVRLAFFVLDMKEDDVLDFAKSLVNAKRNLTYCSVCGHITDRDPCYICDDSHRDQSVVCVVQEAKDVIAMEKMKEYQGVYHVLRGAISPMEGIGPEDINIPQLLKRLQDETVQEVILATNPNIEGEATAMYISRLLKPTGIKVTRIAHGLPVGGDLEYADEVTLSKALEGRREI, from the coding sequence ATGCATTATCCAGAACCGATTTCGAAGCTTATTGATAGCTTTATGAAGTTGCCAGGGATTGGTCCGAAAACGGCAGTCCGATTGGCTTTCTTCGTGTTAGATATGAAAGAAGACGACGTATTAGATTTTGCTAAATCACTTGTAAATGCAAAGCGGAATTTAACATACTGTTCTGTTTGTGGACATATTACAGATCGTGATCCTTGTTATATTTGTGATGATTCACATCGTGACCAATCGGTTGTTTGTGTTGTACAGGAAGCAAAAGATGTAATCGCGATGGAAAAAATGAAAGAATATCAAGGTGTCTATCATGTGCTTCGTGGTGCAATCTCACCAATGGAGGGAATTGGACCGGAGGACATTAATATTCCACAGTTATTAAAAAGGTTACAAGATGAAACTGTACAAGAAGTTATTTTAGCAACGAACCCGAATATTGAAGGGGAAGCTACAGCGATGTATATTTCCCGCCTCTTAAAACCGACAGGTATTAAAGTGACTCGTATTGCGCATGGTCTTCCCGTTGGTGGAGATTTAGAATATGCGGATGAAGTAACGCTATCGAAGGCTCTAGAAGGCCGTAGAGAAATATAA
- a CDS encoding pro-sigmaK processing inhibitor BofA family protein, protein MNSTLIIGGILALVFVLLIFGASVKPLQFIGKIFVKVMIGVVLLFAVNVIGTYFGFHIPINIGTASISSILGVPGICALVIIKLYIMPG, encoded by the coding sequence ATGAACTCTACATTGATTATTGGTGGAATTCTTGCTTTGGTATTTGTTTTGCTGATTTTTGGCGCCTCAGTGAAACCGTTGCAATTCATAGGAAAGATATTCGTTAAAGTAATGATAGGTGTAGTATTATTGTTTGCCGTTAATGTGATTGGAACATATTTTGGTTTTCATATTCCAATTAATATTGGTACAGCTTCTATTTCTAGCATTTTGGGGGTACCGGGTATTTGTGCTTTAGTTATCATTAAATTATATATAATGCCAGGATGA
- a CDS encoding YaaL family protein produces the protein MFFQKKGKLRKEYDDKLIAALEKVKNEWLRQKRMVEQSVEPSQDVLCSLKIAEAKYFFLLKEAKRRPVKMEQW, from the coding sequence ATGTTTTTTCAAAAAAAGGGCAAGTTGCGAAAAGAATATGATGATAAGTTAATTGCTGCATTAGAAAAAGTGAAGAATGAGTGGTTACGTCAAAAAAGGATGGTAGAACAAAGTGTCGAACCATCTCAAGATGTACTATGTTCTTTGAAAATAGCAGAAGCAAAATACTTTTTCTTGCTAAAAGAAGCAAAAAGGCGTCCTGTAAAAATGGAGCAATGGTAA
- a CDS encoding YbaB/EbfC family nucleoid-associated protein has product MRGGMGNMNNMMKQMQKMQKQMAKAQEELGERTVEGTAGGGMVTVIVNGHKQILEVKIKEEVVDPEDIEMLQDLVLAATNDALKQAEELSNSTMGQFTKGLNLPGGMF; this is encoded by the coding sequence ATGCGTGGCGGAATGGGAAATATGAATAACATGATGAAACAAATGCAAAAAATGCAAAAGCAAATGGCGAAAGCACAAGAGGAACTTGGTGAAAGAACAGTTGAAGGTACAGCTGGCGGCGGAATGGTTACCGTTATTGTAAATGGTCACAAGCAAATTCTTGAAGTGAAAATTAAAGAAGAAGTTGTAGACCCAGAAGATATCGAAATGTTACAAGACCTTGTGTTAGCTGCAACAAATGATGCACTTAAGCAAGCTGAGGAACTTTCAAACTCTACAATGGGGCAATTCACAAAAGGCTTAAACTTACCAGGTGGAATGTTCTAG
- the dnaX gene encoding DNA polymerase III subunit gamma/tau, protein MSYQALYRTWRPQNFEDVVGQKHVTKTLQNAILQEKASHAYLFSGPRGTGKTTIAKVFAKTINCEHAPVAEPCNECPACLGITQGSISDVLEIDAASNNGVDEIRDIRDKVKYAPSAVRYKVYIIDEVHMLSMGAFNALLKTLEEPPQHVIFILATTEPHKIPPTIISRCQRFEFRKISVHDIVERLATVVTNEGTKVEDEALQIVARAAEGGMRDALSLIDQAISYSDEVVTTEDVLAVTGSVSQQYLGNLVECMRENDVSRALRIIDDMMSKGKDPVRFMEDFIYYYRDMLLYQTSPQLEHMLERVIVDDQFRMLSEAMQPEMIYEIIHTLSKGQQEMKWTNHPRIFLEVVMVQLCQQFMVQTNGADRLQAIMNRMQQLEKELEHVKKNGVPAGAQQEVREARTTPKPVRTGSMKIPVGRVHEVLKQAKRQDLEKLKGIWGELLGRLKSYNKVAFAVLLENSEPVAASEDSYVLAFQYEIHCKMASENRDAMDTVEQILFELLSKRLNMIAIPKSEWGKIREEFLQREGGNSEEAAEQKVDPLVEEAVKLVGQQLIEIKE, encoded by the coding sequence GTGTCATACCAAGCGTTATACCGAACATGGAGACCGCAAAATTTTGAAGATGTAGTCGGTCAAAAGCACGTAACAAAAACGTTGCAAAATGCCATTCTTCAAGAGAAAGCTTCGCATGCTTATTTATTTTCAGGCCCGAGAGGAACAGGTAAAACGACAATTGCAAAAGTATTTGCAAAGACAATTAACTGTGAGCATGCTCCAGTAGCTGAACCTTGTAATGAATGCCCTGCGTGTTTAGGCATTACACAAGGGTCTATTTCGGATGTATTAGAAATTGATGCGGCTTCAAATAACGGTGTAGATGAAATTCGAGATATAAGAGATAAAGTAAAGTATGCCCCAAGTGCAGTGAGATATAAAGTATACATTATTGATGAGGTCCACATGCTTTCTATGGGAGCTTTTAATGCGCTTTTAAAGACGTTAGAAGAACCACCACAACATGTTATCTTTATTTTAGCGACTACAGAGCCTCATAAAATCCCACCTACAATCATTTCACGCTGTCAACGTTTTGAATTTCGGAAGATATCAGTACATGATATTGTAGAGAGATTAGCGACGGTTGTTACAAATGAAGGTACAAAGGTAGAAGATGAAGCATTACAAATTGTTGCGCGTGCTGCTGAGGGTGGTATGCGTGATGCACTCAGTCTGATCGACCAAGCTATTTCTTATAGCGATGAAGTAGTTACGACTGAAGATGTCTTAGCGGTAACAGGTTCTGTTTCTCAACAATATTTAGGTAACCTTGTAGAATGCATGCGCGAGAATGATGTATCAAGAGCATTGCGTATTATTGATGATATGATGAGTAAAGGAAAAGACCCAGTTCGTTTTATGGAAGATTTCATTTACTATTATCGTGATATGCTCTTATATCAAACTTCACCACAATTGGAACATATGTTAGAACGGGTAATTGTAGATGACCAGTTCCGTATGCTAAGTGAAGCGATGCAACCTGAGATGATTTATGAAATTATTCATACGCTCAGTAAGGGGCAACAGGAGATGAAGTGGACAAATCATCCGCGGATTTTCTTAGAAGTTGTTATGGTGCAACTTTGCCAGCAATTTATGGTGCAGACGAATGGTGCAGACCGTTTGCAAGCAATTATGAATAGAATGCAACAACTAGAAAAAGAACTAGAACATGTGAAGAAGAATGGTGTGCCAGCTGGTGCGCAACAGGAAGTAAGAGAGGCACGTACAACGCCAAAACCTGTGCGGACAGGAAGTATGAAAATACCTGTTGGACGGGTACATGAAGTATTAAAGCAAGCGAAACGCCAAGATTTAGAGAAATTAAAAGGTATATGGGGTGAGTTGCTAGGAAGACTTAAATCCTATAATAAAGTAGCGTTTGCTGTATTATTAGAGAATAGTGAACCAGTTGCAGCTTCTGAAGATTCTTATGTGTTAGCTTTCCAATATGAGATACATTGCAAAATGGCAAGTGAAAATCGTGATGCAATGGATACCGTAGAACAAATTCTTTTTGAATTGTTGAGTAAAAGGTTGAATATGATTGCAATTCCAAAGAGTGAGTGGGGGAAAATTCGCGAAGAATTTTTACAACGTGAAGGTGGGAATTCAGAAGAAGCTGCGGAACAAAAAGTAGATCCTCTCGTAGAAGAGGCGGTAAAGTTAGTAGGGCAACAACTTATTGAAATAAAAGAATAA